Proteins co-encoded in one Halorussus vallis genomic window:
- a CDS encoding M28 family peptidase, whose amino-acid sequence MTRWIGETFTSETGWDHLEALVDVGDRMAGSEGEREAAELTRDALESVGARDARLDEFEIQGWTRGSSEIRADDTVQDCIALPRSPSGSAEAELLDLGYGLPEDFEEADVDGKVVMVATNVPGHYDRFVHRREKYYYAVEGGAAAFVFRNHVEGCLPPTGSVGTPDEPIGDVPAVGVSKEVGARLSRRFGREARSASTGSSGRRSRDGETVEVAVDADVHDATSQNVHAELGPDTDEEVFVTSHVDAHDIAEGAMDNGAGTAMVVEMARALAEREDELDTKVRFIAYGAEEVGLVGSNYDTEERTDLDAIKAIVNNDGVVRGRTLSFYTHGFDALEEAARSVADDFGHPVKTLPEQGPHSDHWPYVQWGVPGYHVSSESDDEGRGWGHTYADTIDKLEVRDLREQAILLTELTVRLASEDVDVARKDPEEIADALEAEDKAEGMKITGDWPYDE is encoded by the coding sequence ATGACACGGTGGATCGGCGAGACGTTCACCAGCGAGACGGGATGGGACCACCTCGAAGCGCTCGTCGACGTCGGCGACCGGATGGCCGGAAGCGAGGGCGAGCGCGAGGCCGCGGAACTGACGCGCGACGCGCTCGAATCGGTCGGCGCGCGCGACGCCCGACTCGACGAGTTCGAGATACAGGGCTGGACCCGGGGGTCGAGCGAGATTCGCGCGGACGACACCGTCCAGGACTGCATCGCGCTCCCCCGGAGTCCGTCCGGGAGCGCCGAGGCCGAACTGCTGGACCTCGGCTACGGCCTGCCCGAGGACTTCGAGGAGGCCGACGTCGACGGGAAGGTCGTGATGGTCGCGACGAACGTCCCCGGCCACTACGACCGGTTCGTCCACCGGCGCGAGAAGTACTACTACGCCGTCGAGGGCGGCGCGGCCGCCTTCGTCTTCAGGAACCACGTCGAGGGCTGTCTCCCGCCCACGGGGAGCGTCGGCACCCCCGACGAACCCATCGGCGACGTCCCGGCGGTCGGCGTCAGCAAGGAGGTCGGCGCTCGACTCTCGCGGCGGTTCGGGCGCGAGGCGCGCAGCGCCTCGACCGGGTCGAGCGGGCGGCGTTCGCGAGACGGCGAGACGGTCGAGGTGGCGGTCGACGCCGACGTCCACGACGCGACGAGCCAGAACGTCCACGCCGAGTTAGGTCCGGACACCGACGAGGAGGTCTTCGTGACGAGTCACGTCGACGCCCACGACATCGCCGAGGGAGCGATGGACAACGGCGCCGGCACCGCCATGGTCGTCGAGATGGCCCGGGCGCTCGCCGAACGCGAGGACGAACTCGACACGAAGGTCCGGTTCATCGCTTACGGGGCCGAAGAGGTCGGCCTCGTCGGGTCGAACTACGACACCGAGGAGCGCACTGACCTCGACGCCATCAAGGCCATCGTCAACAACGACGGCGTGGTCAGGGGCCGCACCCTCTCGTTCTACACGCACGGCTTCGACGCGCTGGAAGAGGCGGCCCGGTCGGTCGCCGACGACTTCGGCCACCCGGTGAAGACGCTCCCCGAGCAGGGTCCCCACAGCGACCACTGGCCGTACGTCCAGTGGGGCGTCCCGGGCTACCACGTCTCCAGCGAGAGCGACGACGAGGGTCGCGGGTGGGGCCACACCTACGCCGACACCATCGACAAACTCGAGGTTCGGGACCTCCGCGAGCAGGCGATTCTGCTGACCGAGTTGACGGTTCGCCTGGCGAGCGAGGACGTCGACGTCGCGCGCAAGGACCCCGAGGAAATCGCCGACGCGCTGGAAGCCGAGGACAAGGCCGAGGGGATGAAGATAACCGGCGACTGGCCCTACGACGAGTAG
- the pdhA gene encoding pyruvate dehydrogenase (acetyl-transferring) E1 component subunit alpha: MAIQAPDMARVVAPDGTVEEGAAPDLSSEAVEEMYRLQVLSRTFDEKAVKLHRQGRIGTYAPLQGQEAAQVGAAFALAESDYCFPTYRDHAMYLARGLPLEEILVYLLGEGNYVDRRDPETLRTFPPTIPIATQLPHAVGLSMAADYKDDDVAALVSFGDGATSEGDFHEGMNFAGVFETPTVFFCQNNQWAISVPRERQTASATIAQKAQAYGFDGIRVDGNDVLGVYRAVSEALESAKAGEGPRLIEAVTYRQGAHTTTDDPSVYRDDDEVEEWMKKDPLERTREYLEAVHDWGDDDERELREWAEERVAEAVAIAEERTGLDVDDIFEHVFAETPRHLQRQREQVVDEPEVER; the protein is encoded by the coding sequence ATGGCAATACAGGCACCCGATATGGCGCGAGTCGTCGCGCCCGATGGCACCGTCGAGGAGGGCGCGGCCCCCGACCTCTCCTCGGAGGCGGTCGAGGAGATGTACCGCTTGCAGGTCCTCTCCCGAACGTTCGACGAGAAGGCGGTGAAACTCCACCGGCAGGGACGCATCGGTACGTACGCGCCCCTGCAGGGCCAGGAGGCCGCGCAGGTCGGCGCGGCGTTCGCCCTCGCGGAGTCGGACTACTGCTTCCCGACCTACCGCGACCACGCGATGTACCTGGCCCGCGGCCTTCCCCTCGAAGAGATACTGGTCTACCTACTCGGCGAGGGTAACTACGTCGACCGACGGGACCCCGAGACGCTCCGGACGTTCCCGCCGACCATCCCCATCGCCACCCAACTCCCCCACGCGGTCGGCCTGAGCATGGCGGCCGACTACAAGGACGACGACGTGGCGGCGCTGGTCAGCTTCGGCGACGGCGCGACTAGCGAGGGCGACTTCCACGAGGGCATGAACTTCGCGGGCGTCTTCGAGACGCCCACCGTCTTCTTCTGCCAGAACAACCAGTGGGCCATCTCGGTGCCGCGCGAGCGCCAGACCGCGAGCGCGACCATCGCCCAGAAGGCTCAGGCCTACGGCTTCGACGGCATCCGCGTCGACGGCAACGACGTGCTCGGCGTCTACCGGGCGGTTTCCGAAGCGTTGGAGAGCGCGAAGGCCGGCGAGGGACCGCGGCTCATCGAGGCGGTCACCTACCGCCAGGGCGCTCACACCACCACCGACGACCCGTCGGTCTACCGCGACGACGACGAGGTCGAAGAGTGGATGAAGAAGGACCCGCTCGAACGAACCCGCGAGTACCTCGAAGCGGTCCACGACTGGGGCGACGACGACGAGCGCGAACTCCGCGAGTGGGCCGAGGAACGGGTGGCCGAGGCCGTTGCCATCGCCGAGGAGCGGACGGGCCTCGACGTCGACGACATCTTCGAGCACGTCTTCGCCGAGACGCCCCGCCACCTTCAGCGCCAGCGCGAGCAGGTCGTCGACGAACCCGAGGTCGAGCGGTAG
- a CDS encoding cytochrome c oxidase subunit 3, with translation MTVTDDSGEEHGHHLPAVEDWPRGFGEASWWPFITALGGAGVYIGAALFLLARGQQPVVGPVAGPAVFVASVGIFLVGLYGWVYHAFVKSYWTAEGHGALALRWGMILFLGSEIATFSAGFVYYAFIRVGTWSPSDLPHLLGSLVLINTALLVLSSITLHWGHVELKKGNRKNFIVGLGATLLLGIVFIGGQVLEYYEFIQHEGFTLTSGIYSSAFYGLTGLHGLHVSMGAVLIGIVFVRALYGQYSAERDVSVETVSMYWHFVDAVWIFLVVALYAGAEIQVF, from the coding sequence ATGACAGTGACGGACGACTCAGGAGAAGAGCACGGCCACCACCTCCCGGCCGTCGAGGACTGGCCCCGGGGGTTCGGCGAGGCGAGCTGGTGGCCCTTCATCACCGCGCTCGGGGGCGCGGGCGTCTACATCGGCGCCGCGCTGTTCCTGCTGGCGCGGGGCCAACAGCCCGTCGTCGGCCCGGTGGCCGGTCCCGCGGTGTTCGTGGCCTCCGTCGGCATCTTCCTCGTCGGCCTGTACGGCTGGGTCTACCACGCCTTCGTCAAGTCCTACTGGACCGCCGAGGGTCACGGCGCGCTGGCGCTTCGGTGGGGGATGATACTGTTCCTCGGCTCCGAGATAGCGACGTTCAGCGCCGGGTTCGTCTACTACGCCTTCATCCGCGTGGGGACGTGGTCGCCCTCGGACCTGCCGCACCTGCTCGGGTCGCTGGTGCTCATCAACACCGCGCTGCTGGTGCTGTCTTCCATCACGCTCCACTGGGGCCACGTCGAACTCAAGAAGGGTAACCGCAAGAACTTCATCGTCGGCCTGGGCGCGACGCTCCTGCTCGGCATCGTCTTCATCGGCGGGCAGGTTCTGGAGTACTACGAGTTCATCCAACACGAGGGCTTCACGCTCACCTCGGGCATCTACTCCTCGGCGTTCTACGGCCTGACCGGCCTCCACGGACTGCACGTCTCGATGGGCGCGGTGCTCATCGGCATCGTGTTCGTCCGCGCGCTCTACGGCCAGTACTCCGCCGAGCGCGACGTGTCGGTCGAAACCGTCTCGATGTACTGGCACTTCGTCGACGCCGTGTGGATCTTCCTGGTCGTCGCGCTGTACGCGGGCGCCGAGATTCAGGTCTTCTGA